The DNA window AGATTTCAACCGCCCCGGCTGGAATGCCATTTATGTCTGACGCAGAAATTGGGCAAAAGGGGGCGTTTTTCAAAGGTCTCACCTAGATCCATTGAACAGAGGAGAAGGATCTTTCACGATGAATGAAAAAAGGCGAAACGCCCCTGGTGTGGCCGTAATCGGCTCGGGATACTGGGGGAAAAACCTGGTCCGGAATTTTGAAGCCCTCGGGGCCTTGCGGCTCATCTGCGATAAGAACGAAATGGCCCTTTCACACTTCAACCGACAATACCCTGGGGTGGAGACATGCCTGGCCCTCCATGACGCCCTTTCCCGGGAGGAGATCCATGGAATCGTGGTCGCAACCCCTGCAGAGTCCCACTACAACCTCGCCAGGGAGGCGCTCCTTGCCGGGAAACACACCTTCGTGGAAAAGCCCCTGGCCCTGAAGGAGGAAGAGGCCGCCGAACTGGTTGAATTGGCCCTTGATAAGGGATGTGTACTAATGGTGGGACACCTCCTCCAGTATCATCCCGTGTTCGTACACCTCAAAACATTGTGCAGATCGGGCGAACTGGGCCGCATAAACTACATCTATTCCCACCGATTGAACCTGGGGAAGATCAGGAGGGAAGAGAACATCCTCTGGTCCTTCGCGCCCCATGATATCTCCATGATCCTGGCCTTGGCCGGAGAAGAGCCTGAGAGCGTCTTGGCCACGGGCGGCTGTTATCTTCACCAACGAATCGCAGATGTTACGACCACCCATATCGAGTTCCCATCGGGTCTTCGGGCCCAGATCTTCGTCTCCTGGCTCCATCCCTTTAAGGAGCAAAAGCTTGTGGTCGTGGGAGACAAAAAAATGGCCGTCTTTGATGACACCTTGCCCTGGGAAGACAAGTTGCTCCTTTATCCTCACGAAATAAAGTGGCGGGACAATGTCCCCATTCCGGACAAGGCCGAGCCCGAACGGCCCGTGATTGCCCAGGAAGAACCCCTTAAGCTGGAGTGCCTCCGATTCCTGGAGGCCATAACCAAGGGCGAGCCGCCCGAGACGGACGGAATGGAGGGGCTCAAGGTTCTCCGCGTACTAAAGGCCTCCCAGCGGTCCCTGGATCAAGATGGAACCAGGGTCTTCCTGGGATCGGCGCCACCTGGCTCATCCCGCGGTCCGAAGGAACCTTCCCGCCCCGGTGACGGTGAGTTCTTTGTCCACGAAACGGCGGTTATCGATGACAACGTCACCATCGGCAAGGGAACCAGGATCTGGCACTTCTCCCACGTGCTCTCCGGGTCCAGGATCGGAAAGAACTGCAACATCGGGCAGAACGTGATGATCGGGCCGGATGTGACCATCGGAGACCGCTGCAAACTCCAGAACAATGTCAGCGTTTACCCTGGAGTAACCCTGGAGGACGGGGTCTTCTGCGGGCCCTCCATGGTCTTCACCAATGTGTACAACCCTCGGGCGGAAATCAAAAAGATGGACCAGGTTCGCCCCACTCTGGTAAAAAGGGGGGCGACCATCGGCGCCAATGCCACCATTGTCTGTGGGAACACCATCGGCCGCTATGCCTTTGTCGGGGCGGGGACGGTGATCACCCGCAACGTGCAAGATTACGCGCTGGTGGTAGGAAATCCGGCCAAAAGGATAGGCTGGGCCTGCGAGTGCGGAGAACGGCTCCCCGATGACCTGGAATGCCCTTCCTGCGGAAAGCGGTACAGGGCGGTGGGAGAAGGGATAGAACGGATTTCCGATTGATGGACAGTAAGCCTGTCGGCAGGTATGCCGAAGGCCGAAGCCATACAAAACCCGAAGCGCCGCCGGTTCGGACGGCGGAGCAATTACTGGAAGGAAAGGTTGCCCATGCAATTCATTGACCTGGCCGCCCAGCAGGCGGGTATACGAAAGGAAATCGAGGAAAGGCTCAAGGCGGTCCTGGACCATGGAAGATACATCATGGGACCGGAGATCAGAGAGCTGGAAGAAAAACTGTCGGCCTATGTGGGCGTGAAGCATGCCATTGGTTGTTCCTCGGGGACCGATGCCCTGCTCATGGCCCTGATGGCCTTGGGCGTGGGACCGGGAGACGCCGTCTTCACCTCGCCCTTCACCTTTGTCGCCACGGCCGAGGTGGTGGTCCTGCTGGGGGCGACCCCCGTCTTCGTTGACATCGACCCGATCACCTTCAACATCGATCCCGTGAAGCTCGAATCGGCCGTCCGGGCCGTTCTGGCCAACGACCCCGGCCTTTACCCGCTCCCAAGGAAATTGGATCGAAGTGGAAAGGAAAACCACGGACAACTGACCCCCAGGGGGATCATTCCCGTGGACCTTTTCGGCCTTCCCGCGGATTATGATGCCATCAACCGAGTCGCCGAACAACACGGCCTTTTCGTCATCCAGGACGCCGCTCAGTCATTCGGGGCTGAATACAGAGGCAGGAAGGCCTGCAGTCATGGAACGATCGGGTGCACATCCTTCTTTCCCGCCAAACCACTCGGATGTTACGGGGACGGCGGAATGTGTTTCACCGATGATGACGATCTGGCCGAGAGGATGGTCTCGGTGAGGATCCACGGGAAGGGTTCCGACAAATACGACAATGTCCGCATCGGACTGAACGGGCGGCTGGACACCTTCCAGGCGGCGGTGCTGCTGTCAAAATTTTCAATCTTCCCCGAAGAGATCGGGCTTCGCCAGGAGGTGGCGGGCCGGTACGACCAACTCATCTCCGGGGTTACGGATCGCCTGGTCACACCCAGGGTGCCCGAGGACTGTCTGAGCGTCTGGGCCCAGTATTCCGTTCTGGCCGAGAACGGCCCGGCCCGGAAAAACATCCTGGAATCCCTCCGGAGGGCGGAAATCCCATCGGCCATTTATTACCCCAAGCCCCTTCACCTCCAGGCCGCCTTTTCTTTCCTGGGATACGGGGAAGGGGATTTTCCCGTGAGTGAGGACTGCGCCGCCCGTATCTTCAGCCTGCCCATGCATCCTTACCTGGGTCCGGAGGATCAAAGACGTGTCGTTGAAGGTCTCGGGCTTTAGGGGCTGGTGAATCCAATGATACTCGTTGTCGGCGGTGCAGGTTATATCGGGACCCACATGGTCGGGGACCTGCTGGACCAAGGATACGAGGTCCTGGTACTGGATGATCTTTCCAGGGGACATCGGGATCTCCTGCCCGGGGGTATCTTCATAGAGGGCAATCTCGGGGACGACCGCCTTCTGGATGACCTTTTTTCACGGTGGAAGATCCAGGCTGTTATGCATTTCGCAGCCTTTTCCCTGGTTGGGGAATCAGTGGAAAAACCTTTGGATTACTACCTAAATAACGTTGCGGCCACGGTGCGGCTCCTGAAGGCCATGGTCCGCCACGGTGTCGAGTACTTTATCTTTTCCTCATCGGCGGCCGTTTACGGTGAACCATCGGAGATGCCTATCCGGGAAGACCATCCCTGCCGTCCGACGAATCCTTACGGGACCACCAAACTCACTGTCGAACGCATCCTTTCAGACTGCCGCAGGGCTTACGGTTTGAAATATGCGAGCCTCCGGTACTTCAACGCGGCGGGAGCCCACCCTTCGGCGCAAATCGGGGAGCGGCACGACCCGGAAACCCATCTCATCCCCCTGGTTCTCAAGACCGCCCTCGGCAGGCGAAAGCACATCAAGATTTTCGGAACGGACTATCCCACGGAAGACGGGACCTGTATTCGGGACTACATCCACGTGAATGATCTGACCCGCGCCCACATCCTGGCCATGGATGCGCTCGTGGGGGGAGCGGGAAGCGCGATTTACAACCTCGGCAACAGCAAGGGGTACTCCGTACTGGAAGTCATCGAGGCGGCAAGAAGAGTTACGGGGAAGGCCATCCCGGTTCAGGAAGAAGGGAGACGGGCCGGGGATCCTGCCGTCCTGATCGCAGATTCGGGGAAGATCCGTGAGGAACTGGGCTGGTCGCCGCAATTCGAGGACCTGGAGACGATCATCGAAACGGCCTGGGCATGGCACCGGCGGGAGACCGGCTTGGGGCTCGGGATCATGGAGGAAAATCCGACATGAAAAAGGCGTTGATTACCGGCATCACCGGGCAGGACGGAGCCTATCTGGCGGAATTCCTTCTGGGCAAAGGATACGAGGTCCACGGCATCAAGCGGCGGTCCTCTTCTTTCAACACGGCCCGGGTGGATTTCCTTTACCGGGACCCCCACGAGGAGGATGTGCGCTTTTTCATGCACTACGGTGACTTGACGGATTCCACAAATCTGATCCGGATCATCCAGCGTTATCAACCGGACGAGATTTACAACCTCGCAGCCCAGAGCCACGTACAGGTGTCCTTTGAGACCCCGGAATACACGGCCAATGCAGATGCGCTGGGGACCCTGCGGCTCCTTGAGGCTATCCGTATATTGAACATGGAGGAAAAGACCCGTTTCTATCAGGCCTCCACCAGTGAAATGTTCGGCAAGGCCCGGGAAGTTCCCCAGAAGGAGACCACTCCGTTTTACCCCCGGAGTCCATACGGGGCCGCCAAGGTTTACGGGTACTGGATCACCGTGAATTACCGGGAGGCTTACAACATCTTCGCCTGCAACGGGATCCTTTTCAACCACGAGTCGCCCGTTCGGGGTGAAACCTTCGTGACCCGAAAGATCACCCGGGCGGTCGCCCGGATCAAACTGGGCCTCCAGGAAAACGTCTACCTCGGGAACCTGGACTCCAGGAGGGACTGGGGTTATGCCGGCGATTTCGTAAAGGCCATGTGG is part of the Deltaproteobacteria bacterium genome and encodes:
- a CDS encoding Gfo/Idh/MocA family oxidoreductase — protein: MNEKRRNAPGVAVIGSGYWGKNLVRNFEALGALRLICDKNEMALSHFNRQYPGVETCLALHDALSREEIHGIVVATPAESHYNLAREALLAGKHTFVEKPLALKEEEAAELVELALDKGCVLMVGHLLQYHPVFVHLKTLCRSGELGRINYIYSHRLNLGKIRREENILWSFAPHDISMILALAGEEPESVLATGGCYLHQRIADVTTTHIEFPSGLRAQIFVSWLHPFKEQKLVVVGDKKMAVFDDTLPWEDKLLLYPHEIKWRDNVPIPDKAEPERPVIAQEEPLKLECLRFLEAITKGEPPETDGMEGLKVLRVLKASQRSLDQDGTRVFLGSAPPGSSRGPKEPSRPGDGEFFVHETAVIDDNVTIGKGTRIWHFSHVLSGSRIGKNCNIGQNVMIGPDVTIGDRCKLQNNVSVYPGVTLEDGVFCGPSMVFTNVYNPRAEIKKMDQVRPTLVKRGATIGANATIVCGNTIGRYAFVGAGTVITRNVQDYALVVGNPAKRIGWACECGERLPDDLECPSCGKRYRAVGEGIERISD
- a CDS encoding DegT/DnrJ/EryC1/StrS family aminotransferase; protein product: MQFIDLAAQQAGIRKEIEERLKAVLDHGRYIMGPEIRELEEKLSAYVGVKHAIGCSSGTDALLMALMALGVGPGDAVFTSPFTFVATAEVVVLLGATPVFVDIDPITFNIDPVKLESAVRAVLANDPGLYPLPRKLDRSGKENHGQLTPRGIIPVDLFGLPADYDAINRVAEQHGLFVIQDAAQSFGAEYRGRKACSHGTIGCTSFFPAKPLGCYGDGGMCFTDDDDLAERMVSVRIHGKGSDKYDNVRIGLNGRLDTFQAAVLLSKFSIFPEEIGLRQEVAGRYDQLISGVTDRLVTPRVPEDCLSVWAQYSVLAENGPARKNILESLRRAEIPSAIYYPKPLHLQAAFSFLGYGEGDFPVSEDCAARIFSLPMHPYLGPEDQRRVVEGLGL
- the gmd gene encoding GDP-mannose 4,6-dehydratase; this encodes MKKALITGITGQDGAYLAEFLLGKGYEVHGIKRRSSSFNTARVDFLYRDPHEEDVRFFMHYGDLTDSTNLIRIIQRYQPDEIYNLAAQSHVQVSFETPEYTANADALGTLRLLEAIRILNMEEKTRFYQASTSEMFGKAREVPQKETTPFYPRSPYGAAKVYGYWITVNYREAYNIFACNGILFNHESPVRGETFVTRKITRAVARIKLGLQENVYLGNLDSRRDWGYAGDFVKAMWLMLQQEEPDDYVIATGESHTVREFVERAFREVDIEIEWDGSGVDEVGRDRKTGKVRVRIDPRYFRPTEVDSLLGDPTKARLKLGWEPKVTFDQLVRMMVKEDLKEAEKDQLCNDAGFRTYNQFE
- the galE gene encoding UDP-glucose 4-epimerase GalE → MILVVGGAGYIGTHMVGDLLDQGYEVLVLDDLSRGHRDLLPGGIFIEGNLGDDRLLDDLFSRWKIQAVMHFAAFSLVGESVEKPLDYYLNNVAATVRLLKAMVRHGVEYFIFSSSAAVYGEPSEMPIREDHPCRPTNPYGTTKLTVERILSDCRRAYGLKYASLRYFNAAGAHPSAQIGERHDPETHLIPLVLKTALGRRKHIKIFGTDYPTEDGTCIRDYIHVNDLTRAHILAMDALVGGAGSAIYNLGNSKGYSVLEVIEAARRVTGKAIPVQEEGRRAGDPAVLIADSGKIREELGWSPQFEDLETIIETAWAWHRRETGLGLGIMEENPT